One Ficedula albicollis isolate OC2 unplaced genomic scaffold, FicAlb1.5 N00612, whole genome shotgun sequence genomic window carries:
- the LOC107604443 gene encoding Fc receptor-like protein 4: MPLTVHELFTVPVLEGPPELPEGSPLNLSCLSTPSPLRPRAPLLYRFYRDGQLVGGPQGSPQLLVPAVGVSHSGNYSCEVRSEGGAVRKSSARLGVTVRTPVANATISPGPPALQVRPGDPVTLRCSVQVGSAPVTFTWLRDGREVARGPLLELGAVDVGHSGTYQCVATNQLGQDGHRVFRALSPELALEVTPPGTTGHRWSTVAAGVVGSLLFLVLLLAAFRWRIPLGARKRQDRAPPVQDPQATYMELLGPRGQPWEPSDIYDNLQQKL, translated from the exons ATGCCGT tgacagtgcacG agctcttcacGGTGCCGGTGCTGGAGGGTCCCCCCGAGCTCCCCGAGGGGTCCCCCCTCAAtctcagctgcctcagcacccccagccccctgcgGCCCCGAGCCCCCCTCCTGTACCGCTTCTACCGGGACGGGCAGTTGGTGGGGGGCCCGCAGGGGTCCCCGCAGCTCCTGGTGCCCGCCGTGGGGGTCTCCCACTCGGGGAATTACAGCTGCGAGGTGCGCTCCGAGGGGGGGGCCGTGCGGAAGAGCAGCGCCCGGCTCGGCGTCACGGTGCGCA CGCCCGTGGCCAATGCCACCATCAGCCCCGGTCCCCCGGCACTGCAGGTGCGCCCAGGTGACCCCGTGACCCTGCGCTGCTCGGTGCAggtgggctcagcccctgtcaCCTTCACCTGGCTGCGCGACGGGCGCGAGGTGGCCCGGGGTCCCCTCCTGGAGCTCGGGGCCGTCGATGTGGGACATTCGGGCACCTACCAGTGCGTGGCCACcaaccagctgggacaggacGGGCACCGCGTGTTCCGGGcactcagcccagagctggcccTGGAGGTGACACCGCCGGGAACCACTGGACACCGCTGGAGCACAG tggctgcaggggtCGTTGGGTCCCTGTTGTTCCTGGTCCTGCTCCTTGCGGCCTTTCGCTGGCGGATCCCCTTGG GTGCCAGGAAGCGCCAGGACAG GGCCCCCCCCGTGCAGGATCCTCAGGCGACCtacatggagctgctggggccgCGTGGGCAACCGTGGGAACCCAGTGACATCTACGACAATCTGCAGCAAAAGTTGTGA